From the genome of Muricauda sp. SCSIO 64092, one region includes:
- a CDS encoding mannonate dehydratase produces MKLGFGLYRHMLNEAHYKFAKQCGATHLIVHLVDYFGHNQDNADQPIGDKKGWGKAGNPNEIWTYEELKALKKEINSHGLELEGIENFDPAHWHDILLDGPKKQGQMENLKQLIRNVGKAGIPVFGYNFSLAGVSSRMRGPYARGGAVSVGMEGVDTTPIPNGMVWNMVYDESAPEGTVPKIDHNELWERLRYFLNEILPVAEEAGVQMAAHPDDPPMPFVRETPRLVYQPHMYQKLLDMNPSPSNNLEFCLGSIAEMTEGDVYEATDTYSRQGKISYVHFRNIVGKVPNYREVFVDEGDMDMFRILRILKKNDFKGVLIPDHTPQMTCNAPWHAGMAYAMGYMKAAISHLNDD; encoded by the coding sequence ATGAAATTAGGATTCGGATTATACAGACATATGCTCAACGAAGCCCATTACAAGTTTGCGAAGCAATGTGGAGCCACACATTTAATCGTCCATTTGGTGGATTATTTTGGGCATAACCAAGATAATGCAGATCAGCCCATAGGAGATAAAAAAGGTTGGGGCAAAGCAGGAAATCCAAATGAAATATGGACATATGAGGAGTTGAAGGCCCTAAAAAAGGAAATCAATTCCCATGGGCTTGAACTGGAGGGCATCGAAAATTTTGACCCCGCCCATTGGCACGATATCCTTTTGGATGGTCCCAAAAAACAAGGCCAAATGGAAAATCTAAAACAGCTTATCCGGAATGTGGGTAAGGCCGGCATTCCGGTGTTTGGTTACAACTTTTCCCTGGCGGGGGTGTCTTCACGTATGCGGGGTCCATATGCAAGGGGTGGAGCGGTTTCCGTGGGCATGGAAGGGGTAGATACCACACCAATACCCAACGGCATGGTCTGGAATATGGTATATGATGAAAGTGCTCCTGAAGGTACCGTGCCCAAAATTGACCACAACGAACTATGGGAAAGGCTACGGTACTTTTTGAACGAAATCCTGCCGGTGGCCGAAGAGGCAGGTGTCCAGATGGCCGCCCACCCGGATGATCCCCCCATGCCCTTTGTGCGGGAAACCCCAAGACTGGTCTACCAACCCCATATGTATCAAAAATTGCTTGACATGAACCCTAGCCCGTCAAACAATTTGGAATTCTGTTTGGGTTCCATAGCCGAAATGACCGAAGGGGATGTGTACGAGGCTACCGATACCTATAGCCGGCAAGGAAAAATAAGTTACGTCCACTTTAGGAATATCGTGGGCAAGGTCCCCAACTACAGGGAGGTGTTTGTGGATGAGGGCGATATGGACATGTTCAGAATCCTAAGGATTTTAAAGAAGAACGATTTTAAAGGGGTCTTGATTCCCGATCATACCCCGCAAATGACCTGTAATGCCCCCTGGCATGCCGGTATGGCCTATGCCATGGGTTATATGAAAGCGGCCATTTCACATTTAAATGACGATTGA